A single genomic interval of Spinacia oleracea cultivar Varoflay chromosome 6, BTI_SOV_V1, whole genome shotgun sequence harbors:
- the LOC110791563 gene encoding F-box/FBD/LRR-repeat protein At5g53840-like, with translation MIIDAKESKNNNCGDSKDMEEDRLSSLPDAILVDILSRLTIHLAATTTILSHRWNGLWNQVTSVRLDTNTFARDSFALTLGKVLNCFHSPIIDDILNSFTANGCSSSSLPGIYDMIEKLNSPVINSLQIYVPLPQHWSFPWRFYQWYFTDWIKQMFGRCVIKKFKMRFEKPDGGFRIMIPLCVVQCQFLVELELDQWCGCQWLGGENLRLPKLKKLVISSIDSPIVCRLIKSSPLLEHLELQVLALLPEDNHVIDISAQNLKRLFIRTKHSINNLDVTIDAPKLEHVWLWDIDCITKYCFLKKLNNLVDVTVCQVNYSNHLVNAAKTLQLLRAMSSVTELSIVGHGPTSTVDGTLPIFNHLTCLNVFVLSKEHWKGLIQILRYMPNLSRLGSNIKIKGIGGQEVEDEDTMNWVEHDPVPSCLSTKVKGMKLIITSVNGVKHELEVLRYILRVANVLKTLKIVYVTGPETKQLQRRKEVELSEELYKFPRSSSLCEITIQAVTTLKFVPNELWPWNLLSIKHT, from the coding sequence ATGATTATCGATGCAAAGGAAAGCAAGAACAACAATTGTGGTGATAGCAAAGATATGGAAGAGGACAGATTGAGCTCCCTCCCCGATGCCATCCTGGTCGATATTCTCTCTCGTCTTACCATTCACTTGGCTGCCACCACAACTATTCTATCACATCGATGGAACGGTCTATGGAACCAGGTCACATCTGTTCGGTTGGATACCAACACTTTCGCCCGGGATTCCTTTGCCCTAACCCTCGGCAAAGTTCTTAATTGTTTTCACTCTCCTATCATCGATGACATCTTAAATTCATTCACTGCAAACGGCTGCAGCTCATCTTCTTTACCTGGCATCTATGACATGATAGAAAAACTCAATTCCCCTGTAATTAACTCACTACAAATTTATGTTCCTTTACCGCAACATTGGAGTTTTCCTTGGCGCTTCTACCAGTGGTATTTTACTGATTGGATTAAACAAATGTTTGGTCGATGTGTTATTAAGAAATTCAAGATGAGGTTTGAAAAACCTGATGGTGGGTTTAGAATTATGATTCCGTTGTGTGTGGTTCAATGTCAATTCTTGGTAGAGCTTGAGTTAGATCAATGGTGTGGGTGTCAATGGTTGGGCGGTGAGAATCTACGCCTTCCTAAATTGAAGAAGCTCGTTATCTCTTCGATTGATTCTCCAATCGTGTGTCGACTAATTAAATCTTCCCCGTTATTGGAACATCTGGAATTGCAGGTGCTTGCTCTTCTTCCTGAAGATAACCATGTCATTGATATATCAGCTCAGAATTTGAAACGGCTGTTTATCCGGACTAAGCATTCAATTAATAACTTAGATGTAACGATTGATGCACCCAAACTCGAACATGTTTGGCTTTGGGATATTGATTGTATTACAAAATATTGTTTCTTGAAGAAATTGAACAATTTGGTTGACGTGACCGTCTGTCAAGTGAACTACAGTAATCACCTTGTAAATGCAGCGAAAACACTCCAACTCCTCCGAGCTATGTCTAGTGTTACAGAACTTAGTATCGTTGGTCACGGTCCTACAAGTACGGTTGATGGGACTCTTCCAATTTTCAATCATCTTACCTGCTTGAATGTGTTTGTTTTATCGAAGGAACACTGGAAAGGTTTGATTCAAATTCTTCGTTACATGCCTAATCTAAGTCGTCTGGGCtctaatataaaaattaaaggaATAGGTGGTCAAGAGGTAGAGGATGAAGACACGATGAATTGGGTGGAACATGATCCTGTTCCTAGTTGTTTATCCACAAAGGTCAAGGGTATGAAGCTGATTATCACGTCAGTTAACGGAGTTAAACACGAGTTAGAGGTGTTACGTTACATTCTACGAGTAGCCAATGTTCTGAAGACCCTTAAAATCGTCTATGTCACTGGTCCAGAAACTAAACAGCTTCAACGGCGTAAGGAAGTGGAATTAAGCGAGGAATTGTACAAGTTCCCTAGGAGCTCTTCACTATGTGAAATTACTATTCAGGCAGTTACTACACTAAAGTTTGTACCTAATGAGCTATGGCCATGGAATTTACTGTCAATAAAACATACCTAA
- the LOC110791556 gene encoding uncharacterized protein yields MEKIAKIDPKVVDYLSQVPKQWSRHKFEPQVVYDHNTTNFVESFNACTKPFRDMPVYTLMEEAGSWCMKKIGSRFGKAIEMGPNQLTEYAAGVLEERSQQSRFCSVTAAVGGEYEVKEGAVKYPIKLDARTCGCGVWQISGIPCRHGLRVIYHQRLEATDFVSHYFKGQAYKLTYSEHMHPMPDPTQWPSFDLSIILPPPMKRASGRPPKLRKRGKHDTRIKNIRMPFFIAPCINFFCCSSFFFIW; encoded by the exons ATGGAGAAGATTGCCAAAATTGATCCAAAGGTTGTTGATTATCTGTCCCAAGTGCCAAAGCAGTGGTCAAGGCACAAGTTTGAACCACAAGTGGTTTATGATCACAACACCACCAATTTTGTTGAATCTTTCAACGCTTGTACCAAGCCTTTTAGAGACATGCCAGTGTACACTCTGATGGAAG AGGCTGGGAGTTGGTGTATGAAGAAGATTGGGTCTAGATTTGGCAAGGCTATAGAAATGGGACCAAACCAATTGACTGAATATGCTGCTGGGGTATTAGAAGAGAGGAGTCAACAGTCTAGGTTTTGTTCTGTAACAGCTGCTGTGGGAGGGGAATATGAAGTGAAAGAGGGGGCTGTCAAATACCCTATTAAGTTAGATGCAAGGACTTGTGGTTGTGGAGTATGGCAAATATCTGGCATACCTTGCAGACATGGCCTTAGGGTTATTTACCACCAAAGACTTGAGGCTACTGATTTTGTGTCTCACTACTTCAAAGGGCAAGCATACAAGTTAACTTACTCAGAGCACATGCACCCCATGCCTGACCCAACCCAATGGCCTTCTTTTGACCTTTCTATTATCCTCCCACCACCCATGAAGAGAGCATCAGGTAGACCCCCTAAACTGAGAAAAAGAGGTAAACATGATACTAGAATAAAAAACATTAGAATGCCATTTTTTATAGCTCCATGCATTAATTTCTTTTGTTGCTCgagtttcttcttcatttggtga